The sequence GCCAATGCAAAACAGATTTTAACAGCCGCGAAGCGGCGTTGAGGGGGAGGCTCCAACGGCTTTGCCGGTGGAGGGGGCTTTGCCTGCCCCTACAAATAGATAAAGCCAATGCAAAACAGTCTTCAACAGACCTACTATAGGACGGCCGCCATAAGTATTCTGCAAAGAGAAGAACTGAAAAAAGTTCTTCTTCATTTGAGAGAACATCATATCCCGGTCATCCTGCACAAAGGGATCGCCCTCGTGGAAACTGTGTACAAAAATCCGGCATTGAGACCCATGGTTGATGTGGATTTGATTGTTCCCTTCGATAAATTATCCGAGACCGAGGCGTGTCTGAAATCTTTTCCCTTTCGTAGCGATTTGCTTTTTCTGGACCTCCACACGGACATCATCAACACGAAGCGTTTTGGCCTGTTGCAAAAAAAACCGAGCGCCCGAATTATGAAGATGTGGCAAAGGGCGCAAAAACTTGATTTTGAAGGGATCCCAACCCTTGTTCTCTCACCGGAGGATTTTCTAATAGCACTTTGTTTTCATCTGGCCTTCAACCACCGTCTCTGTGGCCCGCTCTGGTTTTCCGACATCGCCCATTTTCTTGAATGTTATAAAGACAAACTGAACTGGGCAGAGCTTGTTCAACTGGCTCAAGATTATGAAAATGCAAAATCGGTTTTTTACTGTCTCAAA comes from Deltaproteobacteria bacterium and encodes:
- a CDS encoding nucleotidyltransferase family protein — translated: MQNSLQQTYYRTAAISILQREELKKVLLHLREHHIPVILHKGIALVETVYKNPALRPMVDVDLIVPFDKLSETEACLKSFPFRSDLLFLDLHTDIINTKRFGLLQKKPSARIMKMWQRAQKLDFEGIPTLVLSPEDFLIALCFHLAFNHRLCGPLWFSDIAHFLECYKDKLNWAELVQLAQDYENAKSVFYCLKYLNEKQCVAIPREALNKLSPKKTSLMERTLVGRIWKEKPLGRFGFFFSLSLIENQKMRRRYLWLTLTTPR